The Ornithorhynchus anatinus isolate Pmale09 chromosome 1, mOrnAna1.pri.v4, whole genome shotgun sequence genome includes a window with the following:
- the LOC100083572 gene encoding RNA-binding protein 41 yields the protein MKRVSSSMSSDDIVLEDLETEGERQLRSPLHHQLDTSVSIEECLSKRQCFAPAALYKPFGEVAAGALTLSQFQALQESDRETASLRELGLTDAEISLWKNRASEAKSAGLGAAPEATLERLRNIEEKISERQRILSLPQRFAGSKQLNRREMEIENALFQGTDRHSFLRALYYQDEARQRVQKDPMSDLETVYQEILTQTPQEPHDPTQVASASRSAAPEAPGTPGRGREAAEDTSEPRRQDGRAAQDEAPGLPGPETPQHASAAPRKVTEPVAFVPEDEIRRNRLSEEEIRKIPRFSSYSPGEPSKVLYLKNLSPRVTGKELVSLFAQFQEKEGPQIQFRLLTGRMRGQAFITFPSTELAQQALLLVNGFNLLGKTLVIEFGKNKMQPTGLLSAPLPAEATSGLEKPRSS from the coding sequence ATGAAGCGGGTAAGCAGTAGCATGTCCAGCGATGACATAGTCTTGGAGGACTTGGAGACCGAAGGGGAGAGACAGCTGAGGAGTCCCCTTCACCATCAGCTGGACACTTCGGTGTCCATTGAGGAATGCCTGTCCAAGAGGCAATGTTTTGCCCCTGCTGCCCTATACAAGCCCTTTGGGGAGGTGGCCGCCGGGGCTCTGACTTTATCCCAGTTCCAGGCGTTGCAAGAGAGTGACCGGGAAACGGCTTCGCTCCGGGAGCTGGGGCTGACCGATGCCGAAATCTCCCTTTGGAAGAACCGGGCTTCGGAGGCCAAGAGTGCAGGCCTTGGGGCCGCCCCCGAAGCCACCCTGGAACGTCTGAGGAACATCGAGGAAAAGATCTCCGAGCGCCAGCGCATCCTGTCCCTGCCTCAGAGATTTGCGGGAAGCAAGCAGCTGAACCGGAGGGAGATGGAGATTGAAAATGCTTTGTTCCAGGGGACGGACCGTCACTCCTTCTTGAGGGCTCTCTATTACCAAGATGAAGCTCGGCAGAGAGTACAGAAGGACCCCATGAGCGACTTGGAAACAGTTTATCAAGAAATCCTGACTCAGACGCCCCAAGAGCCCCACGATCCCACGCAAGTGGCCTCGGCCTCCCGGTCCGCGGCCCCAGAGGCCCCAGGGACTCCGGGCCGGGGTCGTGAGGCGGCCGAGGACACGTCAGAGCCCCGGCGACAGGACGGTCGGGCTGCACAGGACGAAGCTCCCGGCCTCCCTGGGCCCGAAACCCCCCAGCATGCCAGCGCTGCCCCCAGAAAGGTAACGGAGCCGGTGGCCTTTGTCCCGGAAGATGAGATCCGGAGAAATCGCCTGTCAGAGGAAGAAATCCGAAAAATTCCCCGATTTTCTTCGTACAGCCCCGGAGAGCCAAGCAAGGTGCTGTATCTGAAGAACCTCAGCCCCCGCGTGACGGGGAAGGAGCTGGTCTCCTTGTTTGCCCAGTTCCAGGAGAAAGAAGGGCCCCAGATTCAGTTCCGCTTACTGACCGGACGGATGAGAGGCCAGGCTTTCATCACCTTCCCCAGTACCGAGCTGGCCCAGCAGGCACTGTTGCTGGTGAATGGCTTCAATCTTCTGGGCAAGACCCTGGTGATAGAGTTTGGAAAGAACAAAATGCAACCGACCGGTCTTCTCTCAGCCCCCCTTCCAGCGGAGGCCACCAGCGGCCTGGAGAAGCCCAGAAGCAGCTAG